In Electrophorus electricus isolate fEleEle1 chromosome 6, fEleEle1.pri, whole genome shotgun sequence, a single genomic region encodes these proteins:
- the rnf185 gene encoding E3 ubiquitin-protein ligase RNF185 isoform X2 yields the protein MASAAPQAPGSAATDSATTGSSGQAAGENASQDSTFECNICLDTSKDAVISLCGHLFCWPCLHQWLETRPNRQVCPVCKAGISRDKVIPLYGRGSTGQQDPRERTPPRPQGQRPEPENRGGFQGFGFGDGGFQMSFGIGAFPFGIFATAFNINDGRPAPAPGTPQHMDEQFLSRLFLFVALVIMFWLLIA from the exons ATGGCCAGCGCTGCCCCTCAAGCACCCGGGTCGGCGGCCACCGATAGTGCGACGACTGGATCCAGTGGCCAGGCAGCGGGAGAAAACGCCAGCCAAGACAGTACCTTTGAGTGCAATATTTGTTTGGACACTTCCAAGGACGCTGTAATAAGCTTGTGCGGCCACCTGTTTTG TTGGCCCTGCTTGCATCAg TGGTTGGAAACCAGACCAAATAGACAAGTGTGTCCAGTATGTAAAGCGGGTATCAGCCGAGATAAAGTCATCCCACTGTATGGCCGAGGTAGCACTGGTCAGCAGGACCCCAG AGAGAGGACTCCTCCTAGACCACAGGGGCAAAGACCAGAGCCTGAGAATCGCGGC GGATTTCAAGGATTTGGCTTTGGAGATGGGGGCTTTCAGATGTCCTTTGGGATTGGTGCATTTCCTTTTGGCATCTTTGCTACAGCATTCAATATCAATGATGGACGGCCAGCCCCAG CCCCTGGGACCCCGCAGCACATGGATGAACAGTTCCTGTCTCGCCTCTTCCTGTTCGTGGCGCTTGTCATCATGTTTTGGCTCCTCATTGCATAA
- the rnf185 gene encoding E3 ubiquitin-protein ligase RNF185 isoform X1 has translation MASAAPQAPGSAATDSATTGSSGQAAGENASQDSTFECNICLDTSKDAVISLCGHLFCWPCLHQWLETRPNRQVCPVCKAGISRDKVIPLYGRGSTGQQDPRERTPPRPQGQRPEPENRGGFQGFGFGDGGFQMSFGIGAFPFGIFATAFNINDGRPAPAAPGTPQHMDEQFLSRLFLFVALVIMFWLLIA, from the exons ATGGCCAGCGCTGCCCCTCAAGCACCCGGGTCGGCGGCCACCGATAGTGCGACGACTGGATCCAGTGGCCAGGCAGCGGGAGAAAACGCCAGCCAAGACAGTACCTTTGAGTGCAATATTTGTTTGGACACTTCCAAGGACGCTGTAATAAGCTTGTGCGGCCACCTGTTTTG TTGGCCCTGCTTGCATCAg TGGTTGGAAACCAGACCAAATAGACAAGTGTGTCCAGTATGTAAAGCGGGTATCAGCCGAGATAAAGTCATCCCACTGTATGGCCGAGGTAGCACTGGTCAGCAGGACCCCAG AGAGAGGACTCCTCCTAGACCACAGGGGCAAAGACCAGAGCCTGAGAATCGCGGC GGATTTCAAGGATTTGGCTTTGGAGATGGGGGCTTTCAGATGTCCTTTGGGATTGGTGCATTTCCTTTTGGCATCTTTGCTACAGCATTCAATATCAATGATGGACGGCCAGCCCCAG CAGCCCCTGGGACCCCGCAGCACATGGATGAACAGTTCCTGTCTCGCCTCTTCCTGTTCGTGGCGCTTGTCATCATGTTTTGGCTCCTCATTGCATAA
- the LOC113591590 gene encoding FAST kinase domain-containing protein 5, mitochondrial, whose translation MSTRALLRYVAKLRHAHSHLRLECRHISSRQKKGKHEGEEENGPEKLQSLVYNPSAYYQNKVERSVLLRDASGLDEEKEAGSPAVVSAVFRQPGNPYTVSSSRRLSSAKNMLLGLALNGEAAGKRNKPVKNQKGNKLDVKVDTRAFQRCRPEYSSFTHDVSRRPAVLHIKEALLLLHKVTLIKGNMEPSDITSLLCELGRVAPEQTVVVRGDTCFYMLLRHTMESLPSFTHTQLLEILQSFLALELSPSHAVLGQLESEFARRAGVMELRQLLLAADLWRSLRCSVPQYLERLGDVISRHFGQMGPPELVQFMYVLGESRYCPASLLPPLEVLLMRHLDRLKGEELVTVCLGLFKSQSSLSEGAVRRLVDRTLAVIEHVSDFGLVNVMKLMRFSHLDHVPWLEAMANEVPRRAPQMGVQGLMHVALACSALHYRDDRILLSVAQHLPQKASHYRSKDAAKLLWAFGTLGIVPGQYTSLYSGLTEVLRERQAEFQRFPEHLLTALLGLAFAGEFPHDLLSLALSPTFIRQASQLQKMELKKDLFTLDGTVGIELPGWTGPRLSPPLREEVTKQLWDYAQSDVCLKMEVVEAESMLKELLGGEAFVCKRMILPHMRSIDLEVHLDPSDKPLSLTSDPLVGSPASDEGSCGPLGWEAGHVGVNLTDDLLAQLTHAKNTLLQPSACPARCPNLCPVEPQGERGGILSVGVDLSDDLWHALTKRKGLSPAVGQVPSRPARRRLAIQVTNRNHYCYRTRQLLGLHAMKRRQLELEGYGVVELPYWEWLPLLRRARVEKLAYLHCKIFSSLEAAKR comes from the coding sequence ATGTCTACGAGGGCATTGTTGCGTTATGTGGCCAAGCTGCGGCACGCCCACTCGCACCTCAGGCTAGAGTGCAGGCACATCTCCTCGCGACAGAAGAAGGGCAAACACGAGGGGGAAGAGGAGAATGGTCCTGAAAAGTTACAATCCCTGGTGTACAATCCTTCTGCTTACTACCAAAACAAAGTGGAGCGGTCTGTGCTCTTGCGAGATGCTTCTGGGTTGGATGAGGAGAAGGAGGCGGGCTCTCCAGCCGTGGTCAGTGCAGTGTTCAGACAGCCGGGCAACCCGTACACTGTGAGCTCCTCGCGCCGCTTATCTAGCGCCAAGAACATGCTGCTCGGTCTGGCTTTGAACGGGGAAGCAGCTGGCAAAAGGAACAAACCTGTCAAAAACCAAAAAGGCAACAAGCTGGATGTGAAAGTGGACACGCGCGCCTTTCAGAGATGCAGGCCAGAGTATAGCAGCTTTACTCATGACGTATCCCGCCGTCCAGCTGTCCTTCACATAAAGGAGGCCTTGTTACTGCTTCATAAAGTAACTCTGATAAAAGGCAACATGGAGCCTTCAGACATAACCAGCCTTCTTTGTGAACTGGGCCGCGTGGCCCCTGAACAGACTGTGGTGGTAAGAGGCGATACGTGCTTCTACATGCTTCTGCGCCACACCATGGAGAGCCTGCCGAgcttcacgcacacacagctgctggagaTCCTGCAGTCCTTCTTGGCTCTGGAACTCTCCCCCTCGCACGCTGTGCTCGGCCAGCTGGAGAGCGAGTTTGCTCGCCGGGCAGGTGTGATGGAGCTACGGCAGCTGCTGCTCGCAGCCGACCTGTGGAGAAGCCTTAGATGCTCAGTGCCGCAGTACCTGGAGAGGCTGGGCGACGTCATCAGCCGACACTTCGGCCAGATGGGACCACCAGAGCTGGTACAGTTCATGTACGTGCTGGGAGAGAGCAGATATTGCCCTGCTTCACTCCTGCCACCCCTGGAAGTGCTTCTCATGCGTCATCTGGATCGGCTGAAGGGTGAAGAGCTGGTGACTGTTTGTTTGGGCCTGTTTAAATCGCAGAGCTCGCTGTCGGAGGGAGCCGTGCGCAGGCTTGTTGACCGGACCCTTGCTGTGATCGAGCACGTGAGTGACTTTGGCCTGGTTAATGTGATGAAGCTGATGCGCTTCAGCCACCTGGACCATGTGCCCTGGCTGGAGGCCATGGCCAATGAGGTGCCTCGCCGGGCGCCGCAGATGGGCGTGCAGGGCCTCATGCACGTGGCCCTGGCCTGCTCTGCACTGCACTACCGTGATGACCGTATTCTCCTTTCTGTGGCCCAGCATTTGCCCCAGAAGGCCTCGCACTACAGGAGCAAAGATGCCGCCAAGCTCCTGTGGGCATTCGGTACCCTGGGCATCGTTCCTGGCCAGTACACCAGCCTGTACTCTGGTCTCACTGAAGTGCTGCGGGAACGGCAGGCCGAATTCCAGCGCTTCCCTGAGCACCTCCTCACGGCTCTGCTTGGCCTGGCATTCGCGGGTGAGTTCCCCCACGACCTGCTGAGCCTGGCACTGAGCCCCACCTTCATCAGGCAAGCCAGCCAACTGCAGAAGATGGAGCTGAAGAAGGACCTGTTCACTCTGGACGGAACGGTGGGAATTGAGCTGCCCGGCTGGACCGGACCGCGACTGAGCCCGCCACTCAGGGAGGAGGTGACGAAGCAGCTGTGGGACTACGCCCAGTCCGACGTGTGTCTaaagatggaggtggtggaggcgGAATCCATGCTGAAGGAGCTGCTGGGTGGAGAGGCTTTCGTGTGCAAGCGAATGATCCTACCTCACATGCGCTCCATAGACCTCGAAGTGCACCTAGACCCCAGTGATAAACCCCTGAGTCTGACCTCAGACCCCCTTGTCGGCAGCCCTGCTTCAGATGAGGGCTCGTGCGGCCCTTTGGGATGGGAAGCAGGGCACGTGGGAGTGAACCTGACCGACGACCTGCTGGCCCAGCTCACCCATGCCAAGAACACGCTGCTACAGCCTTCAGCGTGTCCTGCCCGGTGCCCGAACCTTTGCCCCGTGGAGCcgcagggtgagagagggggtaTCCTCAGTGTGGGAGTTGACCTGAGTGACGACCTCTGGCACGCCCTGACCAAGCGCAAGGGACTCTCCCCTGCAGTCGGCCAGGTCCCCTCCAGGCCTGCCCGCCGGCGGCTTGCCATCCAGGTGACGAATCGGAACCACTACTGTTACCGGACCCGGCAGCTACTTGGGCTCCACGCCATGAAGAGGAGGCAGCTGGAACTGGAGGGGTATGGGGTTGTGGAACTGCCGTACTGGGAGTGGTTACCTCTGCTGCGCCGGGCCCGTGTTGAGAAACTTGCCTACCTGCACTGCAAGATTTTTAGTAGCTTAGAAGCTGCAAAGAGGTGA
- the LOC113591584 gene encoding leucine zipper putative tumor suppressor 3, protein MGSVGSGASSQRAITMRSVGTRTTPNGPLAAVPPPNPTARRRLDDRSFSADRLPPPGTKSAGVSADERTCGVERECYGNGRGGHADSERGLGNGAGRQHAGNGPFANGGGRREGHRRGESLDLCGNSVVLNNDKNSHQAPMQHKDKCKAKLDNHNPPNITPISGKLEQAQDPDTLVRPSAFKPVVPKSFNSMQNLVCPLQASTGVGGGPGSGANGGSGGDRGGQAASGSRRDQDSPSGQGSQSGGGRAAQGSLSDSGRNSLTSLPTYAGSGYGPPPALGPLSASTSHINRLGTAGLDKPDKPGYQNGLSASDSGRSSSGKSSSSYQRLSHLSDAPVPLRPSPSSDDVIRDLEDRLWEREQEVLHMRRNLDQSEAAIAQVFEEKQRVWEHEMEELRQNYAGRLQQVTRRAQRSQQALQAQIARLQQDKRRLQDDMTVLLAQREELEKKCLDFRKEQADLLPKLEETKWEVCQKAGEISLLKQQLRESQGEVTQRAGEMVALRNQLKELNAQLREREEAEISLKESFCTKTLELERCEAELQAMLAEVTVLRDKLSAFEAEVAGLKKALSELSGSGSTLSRTPEPSLADVGHLVLSRSRERLLSPLSPPEGPSSLPPLPLPAPPAPDALLSLQSDDSKVQRQEAGELRRQLELLQSELRVERQQRERQALTFAQERHTWQGEKERVLKYQAQLQLSYVEMLQKNQALEERVDQLGVQLSIPVPPPALPPDPPPTLALPSPGSSPPNAISPEVPILAPITVSLTSPTPPAEEKKMPVLHQLAPPWPVPTRLERIESTEI, encoded by the exons ATGGGCAGCGTTGGCAGTGGAGCCTCCAGCCAGCGGGCCATCACCATGCGCAGTGTGGGCACACGCACCACCCCCAACGGCCCCCTGGCGGCTGTGCCGCCCCCCAACCCCACCGCCCGCCGTCGCCTGGACGACCGCAGCTTCAGCGCCGATCGCCTCCCACCGCCGGGCACAAAGTCAGCGGGCGTGTCGGCAGACGAGCGCACTTGCGGCGTCGAGCGGGAGTGCTATGGCAACGGGCGTGGTGGGCATGCAGATTCGGAGCGCGGCCTGGGCAACGGCGCTGGCCGGCAGCATGCGGGTAACGGCCCATTCGCCAATGGCGGCGGGAGGAGGGAGGGCCACAGGCGGGGCGAGAGTCTGGACCTGTGCGGGAACAGCGTCGTTCTCAACAATGACAAGAACAGCCACCAGGCACCCATGCAACACAAGGACAAGTGCAAAGCCAAGCTGGACAACCATAACCCCCCCAACATTACGCCCATCTCTGGCAAGCTGGAACAGGCACAG GACCCAGACACGCTGGTCCGTCCCTCTGCCTTCAAACCTGTGGTGCCCAAGAGCTTTAACTCCATGCAGAACCTGGTGTGCCCCCTGCAGGCTAGCACAGGTGTAGGAGGGGGCCCAGGCAGTGGGGCCAATGGGGGCAGTGGGGGTGACAGAGGGGGGCAGGCCGCTTCTGGATCccggcgggaccaggacagtcCCAGTGGGCAGGGGAGCCAGTCCGGGGGTGGCCGGGCGGCACAGGGCAGCCTATCAGACTCTGGGAGGAACTCTCTGACCAGCCTGCCCACCTATGCAGGCTCGGGTTATGGGCCGCCCCCGGCCCTAGGGCCCCTCAGTGCCTCCACCAGCCACATCAACCGGCTGGGCACGGCCGGCCTGGACAAGCCAGACAAGCCAGGCTACCAGAACGGCCTGAGCGCCTCGGACAGCGGCCGCTCGTCCTCGGGCAAGAGCTCCTCTTCTTACCAGCGGCTCAGCCACCTGAGCGACGCACCCGTACCCCTGCGACCCTCGCCATCCTCCGACGATGTCATCCGCGACCTGGAGGACCGCCTGtgggagagggagcaggag GTCCTCCACATGCGGCGGAACCTGGACCAGAGCGAGGCGGCCATCGCGCAGGTGTTTGAGGAGAAGCAGCGCGTGTGGGAGCACGAGATGGAGGAGCTGCGTCAGAACTACGCGGGGCGGCTGCAGCAGGTGACGCGCCGCGCCCAGCGCTCCCAGCAGGCCCTGCAGGCCCAGATCGCCCGGCTGCAGCAGGACAAACGCCGGCTGCAGGATGACATGACCGTGCTCCTGGCCCAGCgcgaggagctggagaagaagTGCCTGGACTTCAGGAAGGAGCAGGCTGACCTCCTGCCCAAGCTGGAGGAGACAAAGTGGGAG GTGTGCCAGAAGGCGGGCGAGATCTCCCTCCTGAAGCAGCAGCTCCGAGAGAGCCAGGGTGAGGTGACCCAGCGTGCGGGTGAGATGGTGGCCCTCCGAAACCAGCTGAAGGAGCTCAACGCCCAGCTGAGGGAGCGGGAGGAGGCGGAGATCAGCCTCAAAGAGTCCTTCTGCACGAAGACCCTGGAGCTGGAGCGCTGCGAAGCCGAGCTGCAGGCCATGCTGGCCGAG GTAACCGTGCTGCGAGACAAGCTGAGCGCGTTCGAGGCGGAGGTGGCTGGACTGAAGAAAGCCCTGAGTGAGCTCAGCGGCAGTGGCTCTACTCTCAGCCGCACGCCCGAGCCCAGCCTGGCCGACGTGGGCCATCTGGTGCTGTCCCGCAGCAGAGAGCGCCTCCTCTCGCCCCTGAGCCCACCGGAGGGCCCCAGCTCACTGCCTCCTCTGCCCCTGCCCGCTCCGCCTGCCCCAGACGCTCTGCTCAGCCTGCAGAGCGACGACTCCAAGGTGCAGAGGCAGGAGGCGGGTGAGCTGCGGCGGCAGCTGGAGCTGCTCCAAAGCGAGCTGCGCGTGGAGCGGCAACAGCGCGAGCGTCAGGCCCTCACCTTCGCCCAGGAGCGCCACACCTGGCAGGGGGAGAAGGAGCGTGTGCTCAAGTATCAGGCGCAGCTGCAGCTCAGCTACGTCGAGATGCTGCAGAAGAACCAGGCCTTGGAGGAACGCGTGGACCAGCTCGGGGTGCAGCTCTCCATCCCTGTCCCGCCCCCGGCCCTGCCCCCAGACCCACCCCCAACTTTGGCCCTACCCTCGCCGGGCTCGTCGCCACCCAATGCGATCAGCCCAGAGGTCCCCATCCTGGCACCCATAACCGTGTCGCTTACGTCTCCGACCCCCCCAGCTGAGGAAAAGAAGATGCCTGTGCTCCATCAGCTGGCGCCCCCCTGGCCTGTGCCCACACGCTTGGAGAGGATCGAGTCCACAGAGATCTGA
- the LOC113591582 gene encoding transmembrane protein 127 — MALGLSPAAVCQCFTLVALCTSIADPNWINVQNGTDPHGKQLIYGVAFTLHAGQNLTDTAPLGGPNGLGMWLLYVLAAFSYASVFASGCSFLLDFLGVGFTHSRVVASFHVSTVVLCLIVLGVAGTCLYVIEHNVQNGRWGSLWDHPSTPPYGLQTYPGESMIIEMLAILFSLGAAAFSLRCPPEPTTPSRYLSVESEDGETEPLIGGLGEQSAETFPTEQS; from the exons ATGGCGCTGGGTTTATCCCCCGCCGCCGTCTGCCAGTGCTTCACGCTGGTGGCCCTCTGCACCTCTATCGCCGACCCCAACTGGATCAACGTGCAGAACGGCACGGATCCACACGGCAAGCAGCTGATTTACGGCGTCGCGTTCACGCTGCACGCGGGACAAAACCTCACCGATACCG CTCCTCTTGGTGGGCCGAACGGCTTGGGCATGTGGCTGCTCTATGTGCTGGCTGCATTCTCCTATGCCTCCGTATTCGCCTCCGGCTGCTCTTTCCTGCTGGACTTCCTGGGCGTCGGGTTCACCCACTCCAGAGTGGTAGCTTCCTTCCACGTCTCCACAG TGGTGCTGTGTCTGATTGTCTTGGGCGTGGCTGGCACCTGTCTCTATGTCATTGAGCACAACGTGCAGAATGGGAGGTGGGGCTCACTCTGGGACCACCCCTCGACTCCGCCTTATGGACTACAGACTTATCCTGGAGAGAGCATGATCATCGAGATGCTGGCCATCCTCTTCTCCTTGGGGGCTGCTGCCTTCAGCTTGAGATGCCCTCCAGAACCCACCACTCCCAGCCGCTACCTCTCTGTGGAGTCTGAGGACGGGGAAACAGAACCCCTTATTGGAGGACTGGGAGAGCAGTCAGCAGAGACGTTTCCTACTGAACAGTCTTAG
- the ddrgk1 gene encoding DDRGK domain-containing protein 1 — MDVVLYLAAAAILIVLIIFAAKVRRRTEEADREDRQNAVARAAAAPRAPEERGAGARRRRRGLGSVTAQWRAQRDAEDEIIGEDEVDEEGEIPQAEERLQAAGKVGAKKQRKLEEKQARRAQREAELEEREERRRMQEIREQEKKKEEEKERLLEQKQEEELQRAKEEQEKREEEEYQRLKESFIIEEQGEAEELTEQESHNLLQEFIQYVKDSKVVLLEDLASHFGMRAQDAIARLQDLIAGGSLTGVIDDRGKFIFITPQEMDAVTQFIKQRGRVSISELAQASNTLISLTSTVQSTSLSTSTQTLAHGTSAS, encoded by the exons atggATGTTGTTCTTTATCTCGCAGCTGCAGCGATTTTAATTGTTCTGATAATATTCGCTGCAAAGGTTCGTAGACGTACAGAGGAAG CTGACCGTGAAGACCGGCAGAATGCTGTGGCTCGAGCCGCGGCCGCTCCGCGAGCGCCCGAGGAGCGCGGGGCGGGAGCGCGCCGGCGGCGCAGAGGCCTCGGCAGTGTGACGGCACAGTGGCGCGCGCAGCGCGACGCCGAGGACG AGATCATTGGTGAGGATGAGGTGGATGAGGAAGGTGAGATCCCCCAGGCAGAAGAGCGACTTCAGGCAGCAGGGAAAGTGGGTGCCAAGAAGCAGAGAAAGCTGGAAGAGAAGCAGGCCAGAAGAGCTCAGAGAGAG GCTGAGCTggaggagcgagaggagaggaggcgcatgcaggagatcagagagcaggagaagaagaaggaagaggagaaggagagactgCTGGAACAGAAACAG GAGGAGGAATTACAACGAGCtaaggaggagcaggagaagagagaggaagaggagtatcAGAGACTCAAAGAGTCCTTCATCATTGAGGAGCAGGGCGAGGCTGAAGAACTCACTGAACAGGAG TCACACAACCTTCTTCAAGAGTTTATCCAGTATGTTAAG GACTCCAAGGTGGTGTTGCTAGAGGACTTGGCATCACATTTTGGAATGCGTGCCCAG GATGCTATTGCCAGACTGCAGGACTTGATAGCAGGCGGCTCACTTACAG GAGTGATCGATGACAGAGGAAAGTTCATCTTCATCACTCCACAGGAGATGGATGCTGTGACGCAGTTCAtcaagcagagaggaagagtcTCTATTTCCGAGCTGGCCCAAGCCAGCAACACACTAATCAGCCTTACGTCCACCGTTCAGAGCACCTCCTTGTCCACTAGTACACAAACTCTGGCACATGGAACATCAGCCAGCTAA